A section of the Paracoccaceae bacterium genome encodes:
- the ybgF gene encoding tol-pal system protein YbgF has translation MLRGLVLSVCLILPMGAAAQDAQTLADIKQELAVLLVEMQKLKRELSTTGGSGVQVAGSTLDRVDAIERELQRLTSQTERLDGRIEAVVADGTNRIGDLEFRICELETGCDIGTLGETAPIGGDVGRPKARPTVAQQAASSETANTGAQLALGEQEEFDRARAAYDSGNWSSAASLFDAYTTNYAGGPLAGEAHFMRGEALAELGQVSDAARAYLASFSGAPEGPKAPDALFKLGEALVVLGQTDQACITLGEVRVRYPATQAAANANGVLDRLSCL, from the coding sequence ATGTTGCGAGGTCTGGTACTAAGTGTGTGTCTGATACTGCCGATGGGGGCCGCTGCGCAGGACGCGCAGACCCTGGCCGACATCAAGCAGGAACTGGCCGTGCTGCTGGTCGAAATGCAGAAGCTGAAGCGCGAGTTGTCGACGACCGGCGGTTCGGGGGTGCAGGTCGCAGGCTCGACCCTGGACCGGGTTGACGCGATCGAGCGTGAATTGCAGCGCCTAACCTCGCAAACCGAGCGGCTGGATGGCCGGATCGAAGCGGTGGTGGCCGATGGGACAAACCGGATCGGCGATCTTGAGTTCCGGATTTGTGAGCTGGAAACCGGCTGCGATATCGGCACGCTGGGGGAAACCGCGCCAATCGGCGGCGATGTCGGTCGCCCCAAGGCGCGGCCAACCGTGGCGCAGCAGGCCGCTTCCAGCGAAACGGCCAATACCGGCGCGCAGCTGGCGCTTGGCGAACAGGAAGAATTCGACCGCGCGCGTGCGGCCTATGACAGCGGCAACTGGTCCAGTGCCGCCAGCCTGTTTGATGCCTATACTACAAATTACGCCGGTGGCCCGCTTGCGGGTGAGGCGCATTTCATGCGCGGTGAAGCGCTGGCAGAACTGGGCCAGGTTTCAGACGCGGCGCGGGCCTATCTGGCAAGCTTCTCCGGCGCGCCCGAAGGTCCGAAAGCCCCTGACGCGCTGTTCAAACTGGGCGAAGCGCTGGTGGTGCTGGGCCAGACCGATCAGGCCTGCATTACCCTGGGCGAAGTGCGCGTCCGCTATCCGGCGACCCAGGCGGCGGCCAATGCCAATGGCGTTCTGGACCGGCTGAGCTGTCTTTGA
- the pal gene encoding peptidoglycan-associated lipoprotein Pal, with translation MNKLSSVILLTGMMALSACANTGAGRFGLGGGDAAGAGLVGAGAGDPASAAYFSQTVGDRVLFPVDQSSLTAEARQLLAAQAQWLNTNPQYTAVVEGHADEQGTREYNLALGARRAAAAQEFLVAQGVLASRLRTVTFGKERPIEICSQEGCYAKNRRAVTVIAAGAGV, from the coding sequence ATGAATAAGCTATCGAGCGTGATTTTACTGACCGGAATGATGGCCCTGTCGGCCTGTGCAAACACCGGCGCCGGCCGGTTTGGCCTGGGCGGCGGTGATGCCGCCGGTGCCGGTTTGGTTGGCGCTGGCGCGGGTGATCCGGCCTCGGCCGCGTATTTCAGCCAGACGGTCGGTGACCGGGTGCTGTTTCCGGTGGATCAGTCAAGCCTGACGGCAGAGGCGCGCCAGTTGTTGGCCGCGCAGGCGCAGTGGCTGAACACGAACCCGCAGTACACCGCCGTTGTCGAAGGGCATGCGGATGAGCAGGGGACACGGGAATATAACCTGGCGCTTGGCGCCCGCCGTGCCGCTGCGGCGCAGGAATTCCTGGTCGCACAGGGTGTGCTGGCAAGCCGCTTGCGCACGGTGACATTCGGCAAGGAACGCCCGATCGAGATCTGTTCGCAGGAAGGGTGCTATGCCAAGAACCGGCGGGCCGTGACAGTGATTGCCGCAGGTGCTGGCGTATAG
- the ruvA gene encoding Holliday junction branch migration protein RuvA translates to MIGRIAGRIDYRGSDHVLIDVGGVGYVVHVSERTLAALPGAGEAAALYTELIVREDLLQLVGFTTLLEKEWHRTLTSVQGIGTKAAMAILGTLGPDGTGRAIALGDWTSIKAAPGVGPKIAQRVVNELKDKAPAVMAMGGALGAPVATPEDVVDRGDIPAAPAAAPSASSQAEAMSALANLGYGPGEAATAVAEAAGAMPDADTPALIRAALRRLAPKG, encoded by the coding sequence ATGATCGGGCGGATTGCCGGGCGGATCGACTATCGCGGCAGCGACCATGTGCTGATCGACGTCGGCGGGGTCGGATATGTTGTGCATGTTTCGGAGCGGACGCTGGCCGCCCTGCCCGGCGCCGGAGAGGCTGCCGCGCTTTATACCGAATTGATCGTGCGTGAGGATCTTCTGCAACTGGTCGGATTTACGACGTTGTTGGAAAAGGAATGGCACCGCACGCTGACATCCGTTCAGGGCATCGGCACTAAGGCGGCGATGGCGATTCTGGGGACGCTGGGGCCGGACGGGACGGGCCGCGCAATTGCGCTGGGCGACTGGACCTCGATCAAGGCGGCACCTGGCGTTGGCCCGAAGATTGCGCAGCGGGTGGTGAACGAGCTGAAGGACAAGGCCCCGGCGGTGATGGCGATGGGCGGTGCACTGGGTGCGCCGGTTGCAACCCCGGAAGATGTGGTCGATCGCGGGGACATCCCAGCCGCCCCAGCTGCCGCGCCGAGCGCATCTTCGCAGGCGGAAGCGATGTCGGCGCTGGCGAACCTTGGCTATGGACCGGGTGAAGCGGCGACCGCCGTGGCCGAGGCAGCAGGCGCAATGCCCGACGCCGACACGCCCGCGCTGATCCGTGCGGCCCTGCGCCGCCTGGCCCCGAAGGGGTGA
- the ruvB gene encoding Holliday junction branch migration DNA helicase RuvB: MTAPDPTLRPDARPEDADRALRPQTLDAFTGQAEARGNLRVFIDSARQRKAAMDHTLFHGPPGLGKTTLAQIIAKELGVGFRMTSGPVLAKAGDLAAILTNLESHDVLFIDEIHRLNPVVEEVLYPALEDFELDLVIGEGPAARTVRIELQPFTLVGATTRLGLLTTPLRDRFGIPIRLQFYTVEELHQIVRRGAGLLKIEIDDDGAHEIARRARGTPRIAGRLLRRVVDFALVEGDGRISRKLADGALTRLGVDGLGLDGADRRYLGLIAEAYSGGPVGVETLSAALSESRDALEEVIEPFLLQQGLIQRTPRGRALASRAWTHLGLEAPKPKDQGQLFE, translated from the coding sequence ATGACTGCACCAGACCCAACCCTGCGCCCGGATGCGCGCCCCGAGGATGCGGATCGCGCGTTGCGCCCGCAAACGCTGGACGCCTTCACCGGGCAGGCCGAAGCGCGCGGCAATCTGCGGGTCTTCATCGACAGCGCCCGGCAACGCAAGGCGGCGATGGATCATACGCTGTTTCACGGGCCTCCGGGGTTGGGCAAGACGACGCTGGCGCAGATTATCGCCAAAGAGCTTGGCGTGGGGTTCCGCATGACCTCGGGTCCTGTCCTGGCCAAGGCGGGCGATCTGGCGGCGATCCTGACAAATCTGGAATCCCATGATGTGCTGTTCATCGACGAAATTCATCGCCTGAATCCGGTGGTGGAAGAGGTGTTGTACCCGGCGCTGGAGGATTTTGAGCTGGATCTGGTGATCGGTGAAGGCCCGGCTGCGCGGACGGTGCGGATCGAGTTGCAGCCCTTCACGCTGGTCGGGGCGACGACGCGGCTGGGTTTGCTGACGACGCCGCTGCGCGACCGCTTCGGGATTCCGATCCGGTTGCAGTTTTATACGGTTGAGGAACTCCACCAGATCGTGCGGCGGGGCGCCGGGCTGCTGAAGATCGAGATTGACGACGATGGCGCGCATGAGATTGCGCGCCGCGCCCGCGGCACGCCCCGGATCGCCGGGCGGCTGCTGCGCCGGGTGGTGGATTTTGCACTGGTCGAGGGGGACGGACGCATTTCCCGCAAACTGGCCGATGGGGCGCTGACCCGGCTGGGGGTTGACGGGCTGGGCCTGGACGGGGCCGACCGGCGCTATCTGGGGCTGATCGCCGAGGCTTACTCTGGCGGGCCGGTGGGTGTGGAAACGCTGTCCGCCGCGCTGAGCGAAAGCCGCGATGCGCTGGAAGAAGTGATCGAGCCGTTCCTGTTGCAGCAAGGGCTGATCCAGCGCACACCACGCGGGCGGGCGCTTGCCAGTCGGGCCTGGACGCATCTGGGGCTGGAAGCGCCGAAACCGAAAGATCAGGGGCAGTTGTTTGAGTGA
- the ybgC gene encoding tol-pal system-associated acyl-CoA thioesterase: MSRRFDLTVFYEDTDMAGVVYHANYLRFIERARTDWVASLGVDQNALRQKGQVFAVRRIAADYLAPAEFGDALWVETEVASVTPARLRLRQKVWRDDVQLFAAEVEIVMVGPGNRPIRLPAEIRQRLG, from the coding sequence ATGAGCCGTCGTTTCGATCTGACTGTCTTCTACGAAGACACCGACATGGCCGGGGTGGTGTATCACGCCAATTACCTGAGGTTTATCGAGCGGGCGCGCACCGATTGGGTCGCCTCGCTGGGGGTCGATCAGAATGCGCTGCGGCAGAAGGGCCAGGTGTTCGCGGTGCGTCGGATTGCGGCGGACTACTTAGCGCCGGCAGAGTTTGGTGATGCGTTATGGGTGGAAACCGAGGTTGCCTCGGTAACGCCGGCGCGGTTGAGGCTGCGCCAGAAGGTGTGGCGCGACGATGTCCAATTGTTTGCGGCCGAGGTCGAAATTGTCATGGTCGGCCCCGGCAATCGACCGATCCGTCTGCCAGCGGAAATACGCCAAAGGCTTGGCTGA
- a CDS encoding sugar O-acetyltransferase: MRCRGALRQKARNTCFQHRTMPPDERGDAAPALRALFARFGERCLIEAPFHCSYGGNIHLGDEVYFNADCVVLDSAPVRIGSGTMIGPGVHIYCPNHHPDVAQRRAGIEMSLPVTIGEDVWLCGGAQILPGVTIGDGAIIAAGAVVNRDVPEGARVAGVSARVLQPGDRQPAG, encoded by the coding sequence ATGCGCTGCCGGGGCGCACTGCGCCAGAAAGCGCGAAATACATGTTTTCAGCATCGCACGATGCCGCCCGATGAACGCGGCGATGCGGCCCCTGCGCTGCGCGCCTTATTCGCGCGGTTTGGGGAACGGTGCCTTATTGAGGCGCCGTTTCATTGTTCCTATGGGGGCAATATTCACCTGGGTGACGAAGTTTATTTCAACGCGGATTGTGTGGTGTTGGATTCTGCCCCGGTGCGGATTGGGTCGGGCACCATGATCGGGCCGGGCGTGCATATCTATTGTCCCAATCACCATCCCGACGTCGCCCAGCGTCGGGCCGGGATTGAGATGTCCTTGCCTGTCACCATCGGCGAAGATGTCTGGCTGTGCGGCGGGGCGCAGATATTGCCCGGCGTCACCATTGGCGATGGCGCGATCATCGCTGCGGGTGCCGTGGTCAACCGGGACGTGCCCGAAGGCGCGCGCGTTGCCGGGGTTTCGGCGCGGGTGTTACAGCCCGGCGACCGTCAGCCCGCTGGTTAG
- the tolB gene encoding Tol-Pal system protein TolB, which produces MTLLRAVFLAILMVIPAAVTAQSNAPLRIEITDGVIEPLPFAVPQFTAESGAAAEFAANISRVIAADLQGTGLFREIPSSAYIEQNTTFGNSLSYSNWKPINAQAVVTGAVNTDSSGKLVVKFRVFDVFSEAQLGEGLQFGGTTNSWQRMAHKVADAVYSRITGEGGYFDSRVVFVSETGPKNDRKKRLAVMDYDGANIQFLTDSSSIVLAPRFSPSGDRVLYTSYETGFPRIYLLDVGTVQRRGLDASADSMSFAPRFAPDGQTVVFSRSEGGNSDIYTLALGSGRQSRLTSAPSIETAPSYSPDGSQIVFESDRSGSPQIYVMGAQGGESRRISFGEGRYGTPVWSPRGDLIAFTKQNKGRFHIGVMRVDGSEERLLTASFLDEGPSWSPNGRVVMFTRETQGAGGAPALYSVDISGRNLKKVPIQGAASDPAWSPLLK; this is translated from the coding sequence ATGACCCTTTTGCGAGCAGTGTTCCTGGCCATTCTGATGGTTATTCCGGCAGCAGTGACGGCGCAATCCAATGCGCCGCTAAGGATCGAGATCACCGATGGTGTGATCGAACCCTTGCCTTTTGCGGTGCCCCAATTCACCGCTGAAAGCGGTGCGGCGGCGGAATTTGCGGCCAATATCAGCCGCGTGATTGCCGCCGATCTGCAGGGAACCGGCCTGTTCCGCGAAATTCCATCAAGTGCCTACATTGAACAGAACACGACCTTCGGCAATTCGCTGTCCTATTCCAACTGGAAGCCGATCAACGCGCAGGCGGTGGTGACCGGGGCGGTAAACACCGACAGCTCGGGCAAGCTGGTGGTCAAGTTCCGCGTATTCGATGTCTTCAGCGAGGCGCAGCTGGGTGAAGGCCTTCAGTTCGGCGGCACGACCAACAGCTGGCAGCGCATGGCCCACAAGGTGGCCGACGCGGTCTATTCGCGCATCACTGGCGAGGGCGGGTATTTTGACAGCCGCGTGGTATTCGTTTCCGAAACCGGCCCCAAGAATGACCGCAAGAAACGTCTTGCGGTGATGGATTATGATGGGGCGAACATTCAGTTCCTGACCGACAGTTCCTCAATCGTGCTTGCGCCACGGTTTTCGCCCTCAGGCGACCGGGTGCTGTACACCAGCTATGAAACCGGTTTTCCGCGGATCTACCTGCTGGATGTCGGCACCGTACAGCGGCGCGGGCTGGATGCCAGCGCGGATAGCATGAGTTTCGCACCCCGCTTTGCGCCTGATGGGCAGACGGTTGTGTTTTCCCGCTCGGAAGGGGGGAACAGCGATATCTATACGCTGGCGCTGGGCTCTGGTCGGCAGTCACGGCTGACCTCGGCCCCGTCGATCGAGACCGCGCCGAGCTATTCGCCCGACGGCAGCCAGATCGTCTTTGAAAGTGACCGTTCCGGCAGTCCGCAGATATATGTGATGGGCGCGCAGGGCGGCGAAAGTCGGCGCATCAGTTTTGGAGAAGGGCGCTATGGCACGCCGGTCTGGTCGCCGCGCGGCGATCTGATTGCCTTTACCAAGCAGAACAAGGGCCGGTTCCACATTGGGGTGATGCGCGTCGACGGGTCCGAAGAACGCCTGCTGACCGCCAGTTTCCTGGATGAGGGGCCAAGCTGGTCGCCCAATGGTCGGGTGGTGATGTTCACGCGCGAAACCCAGGGTGCGGGGGGCGCTCCGGCGCTGTATTCGGTGGATATCAGCGGGCGGAACCTCAAGAAAGTGCCGATCCAGGGCGCAGCGAGTGACCCGGCGTGGTCGCCGCTTTTGAAGTAG
- the ruvC gene encoding crossover junction endodeoxyribonuclease RuvC codes for MRVLGIDPGLRNLGWGVIDVAGSRLSHVANGVCTSQGADLAARLLSLHSQLTAVLIRYGPTAAAVEQTFVNRDGAGTLKLGQARGIAMLVPAQAGLAVGEYAPNSVKKCVVGVGHADKRQVAHMVLMQLPGADLAGPDAADALAIAICHAHHLQSAGRLEAAVAR; via the coding sequence ATGCGGGTTTTGGGTATCGACCCGGGTCTCAGGAACCTCGGCTGGGGCGTCATTGATGTGGCGGGCTCTCGGTTGAGCCATGTGGCCAATGGGGTCTGCACCTCGCAAGGGGCCGATCTGGCCGCGCGCTTGCTGAGCCTGCACAGCCAGTTGACCGCTGTCCTGATCCGGTATGGGCCGACGGCGGCGGCGGTGGAACAGACCTTCGTGAACCGCGACGGGGCCGGAACGCTGAAGCTGGGGCAGGCGCGCGGGATCGCGATGCTGGTTCCCGCACAGGCCGGTTTGGCGGTCGGGGAATATGCGCCGAATTCGGTCAAGAAATGCGTCGTCGGGGTTGGACACGCGGACAAGCGGCAGGTGGCGCATATGGTCTTGATGCAACTGCCCGGCGCGGACTTGGCCGGGCCGGATGCGGCGGACGCGCTGGCGATTGCGATCTGCCATGCACATCATTTGCAGTCCGCCGGTCGGCTGGAAGCGGCGGTGGCGCGATGA
- the tilS gene encoding tRNA lysidine(34) synthetase TilS, whose translation MATLHLLASVADEKGWVLSAVTVDHGLRAESATEAEFVAAACAKIGVSHETLKWNRSQSTGNLQDQARRGRYGLITRWAQGRRITHIVLGHTADDQAETFLMNLARGSGIDGLAGMRHRWSDDGITWTRPFLLQDRADLRAWLSRRGIAWVDDPSNEDTTYQRVKARKALAALGPLGIDAQVLSGVTVNLASVRQALAHQTHEIAQRIARVDMGDVVIDRCGLQTAPSEVQRRLLIAALRWVSGAVYPPRETALIAADIAITRGKNHTLAGCRILTDKEDLRITREARAVRDACAKPGEVWDDRWIVTGPLKRVTVKQLGADGLRQCPDWRETGRPRASLLASVAVWRGETLLAAPLAGLENGWKAALQPGRADFFATLLSH comes from the coding sequence ATGGCGACGCTGCATCTGCTGGCATCCGTTGCGGATGAAAAAGGGTGGGTGCTGTCTGCCGTGACCGTGGATCATGGATTGCGGGCAGAGTCTGCGACCGAGGCTGAGTTTGTCGCAGCCGCTTGCGCGAAAATCGGCGTGTCGCATGAAACTCTCAAATGGAACCGCAGCCAATCCACCGGCAATCTGCAGGATCAGGCCCGTCGCGGGCGCTATGGCCTGATTACGCGTTGGGCGCAGGGGCGGCGCATTACGCATATCGTTCTCGGCCATACTGCGGATGATCAGGCCGAAACGTTTCTGATGAACCTTGCCCGGGGATCCGGGATCGACGGGCTGGCGGGGATGCGGCATCGCTGGAGTGATGACGGCATCACCTGGACCCGACCCTTCCTGTTGCAGGACCGCGCAGACCTGCGCGCCTGGTTGTCCCGGCGCGGGATCGCCTGGGTCGACGATCCGTCCAACGAGGACACGACATATCAACGGGTGAAGGCGCGCAAGGCGCTGGCAGCGCTCGGGCCGTTGGGGATCGATGCGCAGGTTTTGTCCGGAGTGACTGTGAATCTGGCGTCGGTGCGTCAGGCGCTGGCCCATCAGACGCATGAGATTGCGCAGCGGATTGCGCGGGTGGACATGGGCGACGTGGTGATCGACCGCTGCGGATTGCAAACCGCCCCGTCCGAGGTGCAGCGTCGCCTGCTGATCGCCGCTCTGCGCTGGGTGTCCGGTGCCGTCTATCCGCCGCGCGAAACAGCGCTGATCGCCGCCGATATCGCGATCACGCGCGGCAAGAACCACACACTGGCCGGGTGCCGCATCCTGACGGACAAGGAGGATCTTCGCATCACGCGCGAAGCCAGGGCGGTCCGCGATGCCTGTGCCAAACCGGGCGAGGTCTGGGATGATCGCTGGATTGTGACCGGCCCGCTGAAACGTGTCACGGTCAAACAATTGGGCGCGGATGGCTTGCGGCAATGCCCGGATTGGCGCGAAACCGGGCGGCCAAGGGCCAGTTTGCTGGCCTCTGTGGCGGTTTGGCGGGGTGAAACGCTGCTGGCCGCACCGCTTGCGGGCCTTGAAAACGGCTGGAAAGCCGCACTTCAGCCGGGTCGTGCCGATTTTTTCGCCACATTACTATCGCATTGA
- the tolQ gene encoding protein TolQ: METDALALAQQIDFSIVALFARATFTVKAVMIILILASFWAWAVILQKTFSFRRARSEAKKFDRAFWSGEPLDLLYDKIGPNPKGRAATIFAAGMTEWRRSHRQDGGLIPGAQSRIDRSMDVAITKESESLQKGLPFLATVGSTAPFIGLLGTVWGIMNAFIEIAEQQNTNLAVVAPGIAEALLATGLGLLAAIPAVIFYNKLSADSDRILGGYEAFADEFATIMSRQLDGQ, encoded by the coding sequence ATGGAAACAGACGCACTTGCGCTTGCGCAGCAGATTGATTTTTCGATTGTTGCGCTTTTCGCGCGGGCCACTTTTACTGTCAAAGCCGTGATGATCATTCTGATCCTGGCCAGTTTCTGGGCCTGGGCGGTGATCTTGCAGAAGACATTCTCGTTCCGGCGCGCGCGCAGCGAAGCCAAGAAATTCGACCGCGCCTTCTGGTCCGGGGAACCGCTGGACCTTCTGTATGACAAGATCGGGCCGAACCCGAAGGGGCGCGCGGCGACGATTTTTGCGGCGGGCATGACCGAATGGCGGCGCAGTCATCGCCAGGATGGCGGGCTGATCCCCGGTGCGCAGTCGCGGATTGACCGGTCGATGGATGTGGCAATCACCAAGGAAAGCGAAAGCCTCCAGAAAGGGTTGCCGTTTCTGGCGACGGTCGGGTCAACCGCGCCGTTCATCGGGCTGCTGGGTACGGTCTGGGGCATCATGAACGCCTTTATCGAGATTGCGGAACAACAGAACACCAACCTTGCCGTTGTGGCGCCGGGTATTGCCGAGGCGTTGCTGGCCACGGGCCTTGGCCTGCTGGCAGCGATCCCGGCGGTGATTTTCTATAACAAGCTTAGCGCGGATTCGGATCGGATCCTGGGTGGGTATGAGGCGTTCGCGGATGAATTCGCCACCATCATGTCGCGCCAGCTGGACGGGCAGTAA
- a CDS encoding 50S ribosomal protein L11 methyltransferase, with translation MPTFTALTTLTGRVPAETLGEAMERMDPAPTGVGVFEVEDGSGLWEVGGYFLDAPDQAALAVLSAAFNAKPFAVSEIPETDWVAHVRRELTPVEAGRFFVHGSHDADQVPPGRTGLLIDAAMAFGTGHHGTTLGCLNALERLIGQGATPRNVLDVGCGTAVLAMAAASVFGVPVIASDIDPVAVDTARANLVANDMAEQVEVIEATGTDHPRIVAAAPFDLIFANILKGPLIALAPDIAAISAPGANLILSGILTDQADAVTAVYAGFGYNLINRADIVDWSTLNLQLKDT, from the coding sequence ATGCCGACCTTTACTGCCCTGACGACATTGACCGGCCGTGTGCCCGCCGAAACGCTGGGCGAAGCGATGGAGCGGATGGATCCGGCCCCAACCGGCGTCGGCGTGTTCGAGGTTGAGGACGGCAGCGGGCTTTGGGAGGTTGGCGGTTATTTCTTGGACGCACCGGATCAGGCCGCGCTGGCCGTTTTGTCCGCCGCGTTCAATGCGAAGCCGTTTGCGGTTTCAGAGATCCCCGAAACCGACTGGGTGGCCCATGTGCGCCGCGAACTGACCCCGGTTGAGGCGGGGCGGTTTTTCGTTCACGGCAGCCATGATGCGGATCAGGTTCCGCCCGGGCGCACCGGGCTGCTGATCGACGCGGCAATGGCATTCGGGACCGGGCATCACGGAACGACGCTGGGCTGCCTGAACGCGCTGGAACGCCTGATCGGGCAGGGGGCGACGCCGCGCAATGTGCTGGATGTGGGATGCGGGACGGCGGTGCTGGCGATGGCGGCGGCCTCGGTCTTTGGGGTTCCGGTCATCGCATCGGATATCGACCCGGTCGCGGTGGACACGGCGCGCGCCAATCTGGTGGCCAATGATATGGCCGAACAGGTTGAGGTGATCGAGGCGACTGGCACCGATCATCCCCGGATCGTGGCCGCGGCCCCCTTTGATTTGATCTTCGCGAATATCCTGAAGGGCCCGCTGATCGCGCTGGCACCCGATATTGCCGCGATCAGCGCGCCGGGCGCGAATCTGATCCTGTCGGGCATCCTGACCGATCAGGCAGACGCCGTGACGGCGGTTTATGCCGGGTTTGGATACAATTTGATCAATCGAGCGGATATTGTCGACTGGAGCACACTCAACCTGCAGTTGAAAGACACCTGA
- a CDS encoding DUF1127 domain-containing protein, with the protein MATLDTTRTLTGGSFATGRLSSFVNHLFGAAFAWNDARVTRRSLSTLSDAELDDIGLCRGDIDMVSRRHG; encoded by the coding sequence ATGGCCACTCTCGACACCACCCGTACGCTGACCGGCGGCTCTTTTGCGACTGGCCGTCTGTCGTCTTTTGTAAATCACCTTTTCGGCGCTGCCTTTGCGTGGAATGACGCCCGCGTCACCCGCCGCTCGCTCAGCACGCTCAGCGACGCTGAATTGGATGATATCGGCCTGTGCCGTGGTGATATCGACATGGTGTCCCGCCGCCACGGCTAA
- the tolR gene encoding protein TolR: MGAGVMQGSGGGGRRRGRRRSRAHPMSEINVTPFVDVMLVLLIVFMVAAPLLTVGVPIDLPETAANPLPTEREEPLTVTLTLDGGLLIQTEDVDPDQLIPRLSAIASERSSQKIYLRADGNIPYASVAEVMGALNSAGFNEIGLVTDASGPRFDGSDG; encoded by the coding sequence ATGGGCGCTGGCGTCATGCAGGGATCGGGCGGGGGTGGTCGCAGACGAGGGCGGCGACGCAGCCGCGCGCACCCCATGTCCGAGATCAACGTCACCCCCTTCGTCGACGTCATGCTGGTGCTGCTGATCGTGTTCATGGTTGCGGCGCCGTTGCTGACCGTCGGGGTTCCCATCGACTTGCCGGAAACCGCCGCCAATCCGCTGCCGACTGAGCGTGAGGAACCGCTGACCGTGACCCTGACACTGGACGGTGGTCTGTTGATCCAGACCGAGGATGTAGATCCGGACCAGCTGATCCCGCGCCTTAGCGCGATTGCCAGTGAACGAAGCAGCCAGAAGATTTACCTGCGCGCGGATGGCAACATACCCTACGCCAGCGTGGCCGAAGTAATGGGCGCGCTGAACAGTGCGGGTTTCAACGAAATCGGCCTTGTCACCGATGCCTCGGGCCCGCGCTTTGACGGCAGCGACGGATAG
- a CDS encoding TetR family transcriptional regulator — protein sequence MFCQMTQRLSPDDWLNAGLRALATGGPGAVRADRLAKGLKVSRGSFYWHFTSLGDYEARLAAHWRDVTTEGVIERLARIDAPVDRLRALFSTAFDADPGLERSMRAWAAADARVAEVVTGVDRQRLAYLADLLAQAGVARGEAPARAQLIYLANLGRVAAGADGYDLVTIETLMALALTGDDRNAP from the coding sequence ATGTTTTGCCAAATGACGCAGCGTCTTTCCCCTGATGATTGGCTGAACGCCGGTCTGCGCGCCCTTGCGACCGGCGGGCCGGGTGCGGTGCGCGCGGATCGGCTGGCAAAGGGGCTGAAGGTGTCGCGCGGCAGTTTTTATTGGCATTTTACAAGCCTTGGGGATTACGAGGCGCGCCTGGCCGCCCATTGGCGCGATGTGACAACGGAAGGTGTGATTGAGCGCCTGGCGCGGATCGATGCACCCGTGGATCGGCTGCGTGCGCTGTTTTCAACGGCGTTTGATGCCGATCCGGGGCTGGAACGCAGCATGCGGGCCTGGGCAGCTGCGGATGCCCGTGTTGCCGAGGTTGTGACCGGGGTGGACCGGCAGCGGTTGGCCTATCTGGCAGATTTGCTGGCCCAGGCGGGGGTGGCACGGGGTGAGGCCCCGGCGCGGGCGCAGCTGATCTATCTGGCGAACCTGGGGCGGGTGGCGGCGGGGGCGGATGGCTATGATCTGGTGACGATCGAGACGTTGATGGCCCTCGCCCTGACAGGGGATGATCGCAATGCGCCTTGA